The Ooceraea biroi isolate clonal line C1 chromosome 1, Obir_v5.4, whole genome shotgun sequence genome has a window encoding:
- the LOC105283337 gene encoding uncharacterized protein LOC105283337 isoform X4: MSISVQERYFSWNRILLLAVGLWPYHQSRFARFQAAFGFSILTSFVVFLFSRLWFADYSIEFNSQLLCMSTYYMFLITKYVSFWINIEPIRYLLEQFQYIYKTLKNSKEIAIYDKYAIIAKRITIGLTMVAICNLVCFIAMLSWPFILDMIMPQNESYVQLFIVHMTEYFAIQEKYFYLFLLHLYVVSAVAGVSFLATGTMLLSCLKHICGILRIASYRFDRAIPATLQSITLKNETIIYKELIYAVDIHRKAMECAKFFMDNMERSLLVLTMITVLCMSLNLYGIFQVKSSGQDMGKTMGHLLFVFFLFLYLFTGNYAGQEIVDCNNYMFLTLYNAPWYLAPLQIQKFILFLLQRSNKTFTLSIGGLFTLSIECFGSLIRRNKMVINE; encoded by the exons atgagtATCTCCGTCCAAGAACGGTACTTCAGCTggaatagaattttattactcGCTGTTGGATTATGGCCTTATCACCAATCAAGGTTTGCTCGATTTCAGGCAGCGTTTGGTTTTAGTATTTTGACAAGTTTCGTCGTCTTCTTG TTTTCAAGACTTTGGTTTGCGGACTATTCCATAGAATTTAATAGTCAGTTGCTTTGTATGTCAACGTATTATATGTTTCTTATCACTAAGTATGTCTCCTTTTGGATTAACATAGAACCT ATACGATATTTATTGGAGCAATTTCAATACATCTACAAGACGCTAAAGAATTCGAAAGAAATTGCTATCTATGACAAGTATGCGATCATTGCAAAACGAATAACGATCGGCCTTACAA TGGTTGCAATATGCAATCTGGTTTGCTTTATTGCAATGCTTTCTTGGCCATTTATTCTTGATATGATAATGCCCCAAAATGAGAGCTACGTGCAGCTCTTTATAGTACATATGACTGAATACTTCGCcatacaagaaaaatatttctatttatttcttctgcaTCTATACGTAGTCAGTGCTGTTGCAGGAGTTTCATTTTTAGCGACAGGGACAATGTTGTTATCATGTCTCAAACATATCTGTGGAATATTGAGAATTGCAag CTACCGCTTTGACCGAGCAATACCGGCCACGTTACAAAGTATTACCttaaaaaatgaaactatTATTTACAAGGAGTTAATCTATGCCGTAGACATACATCGCAAAGCCATGGA GTGTGCTAAATTTTTTATGGATAACATGGAACGATCACTTCTCGTTCTTACAATGATTACTGTGCTTTGCATGAGCTTGAATCTTTATGGA atatttcaagTTAAATCATCTGGGCAAGATATGGGAAAGACAATGGGACATcttctttttgtcttttttctttttttatacttgtttaCAGGGAACTACGCTGGACAAGAAATTGtggattgtaataattatatgtttcttaCGTT ATACAATGCTCCATGGTACTTAGCACCGTTGCAGATACAGAAGTTCATcttgtttttattacaaagaagTAACAAAACTTTCACATTGAGTATCGGtggattatttacattatccaTAGAGTGCTTTGGTTCG CTA ataagaagaaataaaatggtGATTAATgagtga
- the LOC105283336 gene encoding uncharacterized protein LOC105283336 isoform X1: MSISFHERYFSYNRIILLAVGLWPYQQSKLVGFQTALFLSILTSFVVFLFSRLSFADYSFEFNIQLLCMSTYYTFLIIKHLSFWINIEPIRYLLEQFQYIYKTLKNSKEIAIYDKYAIIAKRITIGLTIVAIYNLACFIVMLCWPYILDIIMPKNETYVQRFIVHMTKDFAIQEKYFYLFLLHLYVASAVGGVSFLATGTMMLSCLKHICGILRIASYRFDRAIPATLQSITLKNETIIYKELIYAVDIHRKATECAIFFMNNIGRSLFVITMITVFCMSLNLYGIFQVKSSLQEIEKTMGHLLFVIFLFIYMFAGNYAGQEITDCNNHIFLTVYNAPWYLAPLQIQKLTLFLLQRSNKAFTLSIGGLFTLSIESCASLLSASISYFTVMLSF; encoded by the exons ATGAGTATCTCCTTCCATGAACGGTACTTCAGctataatagaattatattactCGCTGTTGGCTTATGGCCTTATCAACAATCAAAGCTTGTTGGATTTCAGACAGCATTATTTCTTAGTATTTTGACAAGTTTCGTCGTCTTCTTG TTTTCAAGACTGTCTTTTGCGGACTACTCCtttgaatttaatattcagTTGCTTTGTATGTCAAcatattatacttttcttataataaagcATCTCTCCTTTTGGATTAACATAGAACCT ATACGATATTTATTGGAGCAATTTCAATACATCTACAAGACGCTAAAGAATTCGAAAGAAATTGCTATCTATGACAAGTATGCGATCATTGCAAAACGAATAACGATCGGCCTTACAA TAGTTGCAATATACAATCTGGCTTGTTTTATTGTAATGCTTTGTTGGCCATATATTCTTGATATAATAATGCCCAAAAATGAGACCTACGTGCAGCGCTTTATAGTACATATGACTAAAGACTTCGCcatacaagaaaaatatttctatttatttcttctgcaTCTATACGTAGCCAGTGCTGTTGGAGGAGTTTCATTTTTAGCGACAGGAACAATGATGTTATCATGTCTCAAACATATCTGTGGAATATTGAGAATTGCAag CTACCGCTTTGACCGAGCAATACCGGCCACGTTACAAAGTATTACCttaaaaaatgaaactatTATTTACAAGGAGTTAATCTATGCCGTAGACATACATCGCAAAGCCACGGA GTgtgctatattttttatgaataaCATAGGACGATCACTTTTCGTTATTACAATGATTACTGTGTTTTGCATGAGCTTGAATCTTTATGGA atatttcaagTTAAATCATCTTtgcaagaaatagaaaagacaATGGGACATCttctttttgtcatttttctttttatatacatgtttgCAGGCAACTACGCTGGACAGGAAATTACGGAttgtaataatcatatatttcttacagt ATACAATGCTCCATGGTACTTAGCACCATTGCAGATACAAAAGTTGACcttgtttttattacaaagaagTAACAAAGCTTTCACATTGAGTATCGGTGGATTATTCACATTATCTATAGAGAGCTGTGCTTCG CTACTAAGTGCatcaatatcttattttactgttatgctatctttctaa
- the LOC105283336 gene encoding uncharacterized protein LOC105283336 isoform X3, translated as MSISFHERYFSYNRIILLAVGLWPYQQSKLVGFQTALFLSILTSFVVFLFSRLSFADYSFEFNIQLLCMSTYYTFLIIKHLSFWINIEPIRYLLEQFQYIYKTLKNSKEIAIYDKYAIIAKRITIGLTTSAVGGVSFLATGTMMLSCLKHICGILRIASYRFDRAIPATLQSITLKNETIIYKELIYAVDIHRKATECAIFFMNNIGRSLFVITMITVFCMSLNLYGIFQVKSSLQEIEKTMGHLLFVIFLFIYMFAGNYAGQEITDCNNHIFLTVYNAPWYLAPLQIQKLTLFLLQRSNKAFTLSIGGLFTLSIESCASLLSASISYFTVMLSF; from the exons ATGAGTATCTCCTTCCATGAACGGTACTTCAGctataatagaattatattactCGCTGTTGGCTTATGGCCTTATCAACAATCAAAGCTTGTTGGATTTCAGACAGCATTATTTCTTAGTATTTTGACAAGTTTCGTCGTCTTCTTG TTTTCAAGACTGTCTTTTGCGGACTACTCCtttgaatttaatattcagTTGCTTTGTATGTCAAcatattatacttttcttataataaagcATCTCTCCTTTTGGATTAACATAGAACCT ATACGATATTTATTGGAGCAATTTCAATACATCTACAAGACGCTAAAGAATTCGAAAGAAATTGCTATCTATGACAAGTATGCGATCATTGCAAAACGAATAACGATCGGCCTTACAA CCAGTGCTGTTGGAGGAGTTTCATTTTTAGCGACAGGAACAATGATGTTATCATGTCTCAAACATATCTGTGGAATATTGAGAATTGCAag CTACCGCTTTGACCGAGCAATACCGGCCACGTTACAAAGTATTACCttaaaaaatgaaactatTATTTACAAGGAGTTAATCTATGCCGTAGACATACATCGCAAAGCCACGGA GTgtgctatattttttatgaataaCATAGGACGATCACTTTTCGTTATTACAATGATTACTGTGTTTTGCATGAGCTTGAATCTTTATGGA atatttcaagTTAAATCATCTTtgcaagaaatagaaaagacaATGGGACATCttctttttgtcatttttctttttatatacatgtttgCAGGCAACTACGCTGGACAGGAAATTACGGAttgtaataatcatatatttcttacagt ATACAATGCTCCATGGTACTTAGCACCATTGCAGATACAAAAGTTGACcttgtttttattacaaagaagTAACAAAGCTTTCACATTGAGTATCGGTGGATTATTCACATTATCTATAGAGAGCTGTGCTTCG CTACTAAGTGCatcaatatcttattttactgttatgctatctttctaa
- the LOC105283337 gene encoding uncharacterized protein LOC105283337 isoform X3: protein MSISVQERYFSWNRILLLAVGLWPYHQSRFARFQAAFGFSILTSFVVFLFSRLWFADYSIEFNSQLLCMSTYYMFLITKYVSFWINIEPIRYLLEQFQYIYKTLKNSKEIAIYDKYAIIAKRITIGLTMVAICNLVCFIAMLSWPFILDMIMPQNESYVQLFIVHMTEYFAIQEKYFYLFLLHLYVVSAVAGVSFLATGTMLLSCLKHICGILRIASYRFDRAIPATLQSITLKNETIIYKELIYAVDIHRKAMECAKFFMDNMERSLLVLTMITVLCMSLNLYGIFQVKSSGQDMGKTMGHLLFVFFLFLYLFTGNYAGQEIVDCNNYMFLTLYNAPWYLAPLQIQKFILFLLQRSNKTFTLSIGGLFTLSIECFGSLVSASISYLTVMLSF from the exons atgagtATCTCCGTCCAAGAACGGTACTTCAGCTggaatagaattttattactcGCTGTTGGATTATGGCCTTATCACCAATCAAGGTTTGCTCGATTTCAGGCAGCGTTTGGTTTTAGTATTTTGACAAGTTTCGTCGTCTTCTTG TTTTCAAGACTTTGGTTTGCGGACTATTCCATAGAATTTAATAGTCAGTTGCTTTGTATGTCAACGTATTATATGTTTCTTATCACTAAGTATGTCTCCTTTTGGATTAACATAGAACCT ATACGATATTTATTGGAGCAATTTCAATACATCTACAAGACGCTAAAGAATTCGAAAGAAATTGCTATCTATGACAAGTATGCGATCATTGCAAAACGAATAACGATCGGCCTTACAA TGGTTGCAATATGCAATCTGGTTTGCTTTATTGCAATGCTTTCTTGGCCATTTATTCTTGATATGATAATGCCCCAAAATGAGAGCTACGTGCAGCTCTTTATAGTACATATGACTGAATACTTCGCcatacaagaaaaatatttctatttatttcttctgcaTCTATACGTAGTCAGTGCTGTTGCAGGAGTTTCATTTTTAGCGACAGGGACAATGTTGTTATCATGTCTCAAACATATCTGTGGAATATTGAGAATTGCAag CTACCGCTTTGACCGAGCAATACCGGCCACGTTACAAAGTATTACCttaaaaaatgaaactatTATTTACAAGGAGTTAATCTATGCCGTAGACATACATCGCAAAGCCATGGA GTGTGCTAAATTTTTTATGGATAACATGGAACGATCACTTCTCGTTCTTACAATGATTACTGTGCTTTGCATGAGCTTGAATCTTTATGGA atatttcaagTTAAATCATCTGGGCAAGATATGGGAAAGACAATGGGACATcttctttttgtcttttttctttttttatacttgtttaCAGGGAACTACGCTGGACAAGAAATTGtggattgtaataattatatgtttcttaCGTT ATACAATGCTCCATGGTACTTAGCACCGTTGCAGATACAGAAGTTCATcttgtttttattacaaagaagTAACAAAACTTTCACATTGAGTATCGGtggattatttacattatccaTAGAGTGCTTTGGTTCG CTAGTAAGTGCATCAATATCTTATCTTACTGTTATGCTATCTTTctaa
- the LOC105283337 gene encoding uncharacterized protein LOC105283337 isoform X6, which produces MSISVQERYFSWNRILLLAVGLWPYHQSRFARFQAAFGFSILTSFVVFLFSRLWFADYSIEFNSQLLCMSTYYMFLITKYVSFWINIEPIRYLLEQFQYIYKTLKNSKEIAIYDKYAIIAKRITIGLTISAVAGVSFLATGTMLLSCLKHICGILRIASYRFDRAIPATLQSITLKNETIIYKELIYAVDIHRKAMECAKFFMDNMERSLLVLTMITVLCMSLNLYGIFQVKSSGQDMGKTMGHLLFVFFLFLYLFTGNYAGQEIVDCNNYMFLTLYNAPWYLAPLQIQKFILFLLQRSNKTFTLSIGGLFTLSIECFGSENVFICLQLVSASISYLTVMLSF; this is translated from the exons atgagtATCTCCGTCCAAGAACGGTACTTCAGCTggaatagaattttattactcGCTGTTGGATTATGGCCTTATCACCAATCAAGGTTTGCTCGATTTCAGGCAGCGTTTGGTTTTAGTATTTTGACAAGTTTCGTCGTCTTCTTG TTTTCAAGACTTTGGTTTGCGGACTATTCCATAGAATTTAATAGTCAGTTGCTTTGTATGTCAACGTATTATATGTTTCTTATCACTAAGTATGTCTCCTTTTGGATTAACATAGAACCT ATACGATATTTATTGGAGCAATTTCAATACATCTACAAGACGCTAAAGAATTCGAAAGAAATTGCTATCTATGACAAGTATGCGATCATTGCAAAACGAATAACGATCGGCCTTACAA TCAGTGCTGTTGCAGGAGTTTCATTTTTAGCGACAGGGACAATGTTGTTATCATGTCTCAAACATATCTGTGGAATATTGAGAATTGCAag CTACCGCTTTGACCGAGCAATACCGGCCACGTTACAAAGTATTACCttaaaaaatgaaactatTATTTACAAGGAGTTAATCTATGCCGTAGACATACATCGCAAAGCCATGGA GTGTGCTAAATTTTTTATGGATAACATGGAACGATCACTTCTCGTTCTTACAATGATTACTGTGCTTTGCATGAGCTTGAATCTTTATGGA atatttcaagTTAAATCATCTGGGCAAGATATGGGAAAGACAATGGGACATcttctttttgtcttttttctttttttatacttgtttaCAGGGAACTACGCTGGACAAGAAATTGtggattgtaataattatatgtttcttaCGTT ATACAATGCTCCATGGTACTTAGCACCGTTGCAGATACAGAAGTTCATcttgtttttattacaaagaagTAACAAAACTTTCACATTGAGTATCGGtggattatttacattatccaTAGAGTGCTTTGGTTCG GAgaatgtttttatttgtttgcagCTAGTAAGTGCATCAATATCTTATCTTACTGTTATGCTATCTTTctaa
- the LOC105283337 gene encoding uncharacterized protein LOC105283337 isoform X2, producing the protein MSISVQERYFSWNRILLLAVGLWPYHQSRFARFQAAFGFSILTSFVVFLFSRLWFADYSIEFNSQLLCMSTYYMFLITKYVSFWINIEPIRYLLEQFQYIYKTLKNSKEIAIYDKYAIIAKRITIGLTMVAICNLVCFIAMLSWPFILDMIMPQNESYVQLFIVHMTEYFAIQEKYFYLFLLHLYVVSAVAGVSFLATGTMLLSCLKHICGILRIASYRFDRAIPATLQSITLKNETIIYKELIYAVDIHRKAMECAKFFMDNMERSLLVLTMITVLCMSLNLYGIFQVKSSGQDMGKTMGHLLFVFFLFLYLFTGNYAGQEIVDCNNYMFLTLYNAPWYLAPLQIQKFILFLLQRSNKTFTLSIGGLFTLSIECFGSENVFICLQLIRRNKMVINE; encoded by the exons atgagtATCTCCGTCCAAGAACGGTACTTCAGCTggaatagaattttattactcGCTGTTGGATTATGGCCTTATCACCAATCAAGGTTTGCTCGATTTCAGGCAGCGTTTGGTTTTAGTATTTTGACAAGTTTCGTCGTCTTCTTG TTTTCAAGACTTTGGTTTGCGGACTATTCCATAGAATTTAATAGTCAGTTGCTTTGTATGTCAACGTATTATATGTTTCTTATCACTAAGTATGTCTCCTTTTGGATTAACATAGAACCT ATACGATATTTATTGGAGCAATTTCAATACATCTACAAGACGCTAAAGAATTCGAAAGAAATTGCTATCTATGACAAGTATGCGATCATTGCAAAACGAATAACGATCGGCCTTACAA TGGTTGCAATATGCAATCTGGTTTGCTTTATTGCAATGCTTTCTTGGCCATTTATTCTTGATATGATAATGCCCCAAAATGAGAGCTACGTGCAGCTCTTTATAGTACATATGACTGAATACTTCGCcatacaagaaaaatatttctatttatttcttctgcaTCTATACGTAGTCAGTGCTGTTGCAGGAGTTTCATTTTTAGCGACAGGGACAATGTTGTTATCATGTCTCAAACATATCTGTGGAATATTGAGAATTGCAag CTACCGCTTTGACCGAGCAATACCGGCCACGTTACAAAGTATTACCttaaaaaatgaaactatTATTTACAAGGAGTTAATCTATGCCGTAGACATACATCGCAAAGCCATGGA GTGTGCTAAATTTTTTATGGATAACATGGAACGATCACTTCTCGTTCTTACAATGATTACTGTGCTTTGCATGAGCTTGAATCTTTATGGA atatttcaagTTAAATCATCTGGGCAAGATATGGGAAAGACAATGGGACATcttctttttgtcttttttctttttttatacttgtttaCAGGGAACTACGCTGGACAAGAAATTGtggattgtaataattatatgtttcttaCGTT ATACAATGCTCCATGGTACTTAGCACCGTTGCAGATACAGAAGTTCATcttgtttttattacaaagaagTAACAAAACTTTCACATTGAGTATCGGtggattatttacattatccaTAGAGTGCTTTGGTTCG GAgaatgtttttatttgtttgcagCTA ataagaagaaataaaatggtGATTAATgagtga
- the LOC105283337 gene encoding uncharacterized protein LOC105283337 isoform X1, with translation MSISVQERYFSWNRILLLAVGLWPYHQSRFARFQAAFGFSILTSFVVFLFSRLWFADYSIEFNSQLLCMSTYYMFLITKYVSFWINIEPIRYLLEQFQYIYKTLKNSKEIAIYDKYAIIAKRITIGLTMVAICNLVCFIAMLSWPFILDMIMPQNESYVQLFIVHMTEYFAIQEKYFYLFLLHLYVVSAVAGVSFLATGTMLLSCLKHICGILRIASYRFDRAIPATLQSITLKNETIIYKELIYAVDIHRKAMECAKFFMDNMERSLLVLTMITVLCMSLNLYGIFQVKSSGQDMGKTMGHLLFVFFLFLYLFTGNYAGQEIVDCNNYMFLTLYNAPWYLAPLQIQKFILFLLQRSNKTFTLSIGGLFTLSIECFGSENVFICLQLVSASISYLTVMLSF, from the exons atgagtATCTCCGTCCAAGAACGGTACTTCAGCTggaatagaattttattactcGCTGTTGGATTATGGCCTTATCACCAATCAAGGTTTGCTCGATTTCAGGCAGCGTTTGGTTTTAGTATTTTGACAAGTTTCGTCGTCTTCTTG TTTTCAAGACTTTGGTTTGCGGACTATTCCATAGAATTTAATAGTCAGTTGCTTTGTATGTCAACGTATTATATGTTTCTTATCACTAAGTATGTCTCCTTTTGGATTAACATAGAACCT ATACGATATTTATTGGAGCAATTTCAATACATCTACAAGACGCTAAAGAATTCGAAAGAAATTGCTATCTATGACAAGTATGCGATCATTGCAAAACGAATAACGATCGGCCTTACAA TGGTTGCAATATGCAATCTGGTTTGCTTTATTGCAATGCTTTCTTGGCCATTTATTCTTGATATGATAATGCCCCAAAATGAGAGCTACGTGCAGCTCTTTATAGTACATATGACTGAATACTTCGCcatacaagaaaaatatttctatttatttcttctgcaTCTATACGTAGTCAGTGCTGTTGCAGGAGTTTCATTTTTAGCGACAGGGACAATGTTGTTATCATGTCTCAAACATATCTGTGGAATATTGAGAATTGCAag CTACCGCTTTGACCGAGCAATACCGGCCACGTTACAAAGTATTACCttaaaaaatgaaactatTATTTACAAGGAGTTAATCTATGCCGTAGACATACATCGCAAAGCCATGGA GTGTGCTAAATTTTTTATGGATAACATGGAACGATCACTTCTCGTTCTTACAATGATTACTGTGCTTTGCATGAGCTTGAATCTTTATGGA atatttcaagTTAAATCATCTGGGCAAGATATGGGAAAGACAATGGGACATcttctttttgtcttttttctttttttatacttgtttaCAGGGAACTACGCTGGACAAGAAATTGtggattgtaataattatatgtttcttaCGTT ATACAATGCTCCATGGTACTTAGCACCGTTGCAGATACAGAAGTTCATcttgtttttattacaaagaagTAACAAAACTTTCACATTGAGTATCGGtggattatttacattatccaTAGAGTGCTTTGGTTCG GAgaatgtttttatttgtttgcagCTAGTAAGTGCATCAATATCTTATCTTACTGTTATGCTATCTTTctaa
- the LOC105283337 gene encoding uncharacterized protein LOC105283337 isoform X5 produces MALSPIKFSRLWFADYSIEFNSQLLCMSTYYMFLITKYVSFWINIEPIRYLLEQFQYIYKTLKNSKEIAIYDKYAIIAKRITIGLTMVAICNLVCFIAMLSWPFILDMIMPQNESYVQLFIVHMTEYFAIQEKYFYLFLLHLYVVSAVAGVSFLATGTMLLSCLKHICGILRIASYRFDRAIPATLQSITLKNETIIYKELIYAVDIHRKAMECAKFFMDNMERSLLVLTMITVLCMSLNLYGIFQVKSSGQDMGKTMGHLLFVFFLFLYLFTGNYAGQEIVDCNNYMFLTLYNAPWYLAPLQIQKFILFLLQRSNKTFTLSIGGLFTLSIECFGSENVFICLQLVSASISYLTVMLSF; encoded by the exons ATGGCCTTATCACCAATCAAG TTTTCAAGACTTTGGTTTGCGGACTATTCCATAGAATTTAATAGTCAGTTGCTTTGTATGTCAACGTATTATATGTTTCTTATCACTAAGTATGTCTCCTTTTGGATTAACATAGAACCT ATACGATATTTATTGGAGCAATTTCAATACATCTACAAGACGCTAAAGAATTCGAAAGAAATTGCTATCTATGACAAGTATGCGATCATTGCAAAACGAATAACGATCGGCCTTACAA TGGTTGCAATATGCAATCTGGTTTGCTTTATTGCAATGCTTTCTTGGCCATTTATTCTTGATATGATAATGCCCCAAAATGAGAGCTACGTGCAGCTCTTTATAGTACATATGACTGAATACTTCGCcatacaagaaaaatatttctatttatttcttctgcaTCTATACGTAGTCAGTGCTGTTGCAGGAGTTTCATTTTTAGCGACAGGGACAATGTTGTTATCATGTCTCAAACATATCTGTGGAATATTGAGAATTGCAag CTACCGCTTTGACCGAGCAATACCGGCCACGTTACAAAGTATTACCttaaaaaatgaaactatTATTTACAAGGAGTTAATCTATGCCGTAGACATACATCGCAAAGCCATGGA GTGTGCTAAATTTTTTATGGATAACATGGAACGATCACTTCTCGTTCTTACAATGATTACTGTGCTTTGCATGAGCTTGAATCTTTATGGA atatttcaagTTAAATCATCTGGGCAAGATATGGGAAAGACAATGGGACATcttctttttgtcttttttctttttttatacttgtttaCAGGGAACTACGCTGGACAAGAAATTGtggattgtaataattatatgtttcttaCGTT ATACAATGCTCCATGGTACTTAGCACCGTTGCAGATACAGAAGTTCATcttgtttttattacaaagaagTAACAAAACTTTCACATTGAGTATCGGtggattatttacattatccaTAGAGTGCTTTGGTTCG GAgaatgtttttatttgtttgcagCTAGTAAGTGCATCAATATCTTATCTTACTGTTATGCTATCTTTctaa
- the LOC105283336 gene encoding uncharacterized protein LOC105283336 isoform X2, producing the protein MSISFHERYFSYNRIILLAVGLWPYQQSKLVGFQTALFLSILTSFVVFLFSRLSFADYSFEFNIQLLCMSTYYTFLIIKHLSFWINIEPIRYLLEQFQYIYKTLKNSKEIAIYDKYAIIAKRITIGLTIAIYNLACFIVMLCWPYILDIIMPKNETYVQRFIVHMTKDFAIQEKYFYLFLLHLYVASAVGGVSFLATGTMMLSCLKHICGILRIASYRFDRAIPATLQSITLKNETIIYKELIYAVDIHRKATECAIFFMNNIGRSLFVITMITVFCMSLNLYGIFQVKSSLQEIEKTMGHLLFVIFLFIYMFAGNYAGQEITDCNNHIFLTVYNAPWYLAPLQIQKLTLFLLQRSNKAFTLSIGGLFTLSIESCASLLSASISYFTVMLSF; encoded by the exons ATGAGTATCTCCTTCCATGAACGGTACTTCAGctataatagaattatattactCGCTGTTGGCTTATGGCCTTATCAACAATCAAAGCTTGTTGGATTTCAGACAGCATTATTTCTTAGTATTTTGACAAGTTTCGTCGTCTTCTTG TTTTCAAGACTGTCTTTTGCGGACTACTCCtttgaatttaatattcagTTGCTTTGTATGTCAAcatattatacttttcttataataaagcATCTCTCCTTTTGGATTAACATAGAACCT ATACGATATTTATTGGAGCAATTTCAATACATCTACAAGACGCTAAAGAATTCGAAAGAAATTGCTATCTATGACAAGTATGCGATCATTGCAAAACGAATAACGATCGGCCTTACAA TTGCAATATACAATCTGGCTTGTTTTATTGTAATGCTTTGTTGGCCATATATTCTTGATATAATAATGCCCAAAAATGAGACCTACGTGCAGCGCTTTATAGTACATATGACTAAAGACTTCGCcatacaagaaaaatatttctatttatttcttctgcaTCTATACGTAGCCAGTGCTGTTGGAGGAGTTTCATTTTTAGCGACAGGAACAATGATGTTATCATGTCTCAAACATATCTGTGGAATATTGAGAATTGCAag CTACCGCTTTGACCGAGCAATACCGGCCACGTTACAAAGTATTACCttaaaaaatgaaactatTATTTACAAGGAGTTAATCTATGCCGTAGACATACATCGCAAAGCCACGGA GTgtgctatattttttatgaataaCATAGGACGATCACTTTTCGTTATTACAATGATTACTGTGTTTTGCATGAGCTTGAATCTTTATGGA atatttcaagTTAAATCATCTTtgcaagaaatagaaaagacaATGGGACATCttctttttgtcatttttctttttatatacatgtttgCAGGCAACTACGCTGGACAGGAAATTACGGAttgtaataatcatatatttcttacagt ATACAATGCTCCATGGTACTTAGCACCATTGCAGATACAAAAGTTGACcttgtttttattacaaagaagTAACAAAGCTTTCACATTGAGTATCGGTGGATTATTCACATTATCTATAGAGAGCTGTGCTTCG CTACTAAGTGCatcaatatcttattttactgttatgctatctttctaa